One window from the genome of Anopheles coluzzii chromosome X, AcolN3, whole genome shotgun sequence encodes:
- the LOC120949245 gene encoding protein Mo25 gives MPLFGKSQKSPQELVKALKEAVNSLERGDKKAEKAQEDVSKNLVLIKNMLYGTSDAEPQTEIVVSQLAHELYSTNLLLLLIQNLNRIDFEGKKDVAQIFNNVLRRQIGTRSPTVEYICTKPEILFTLMAGYEHQEIALNCGTMLRECARYEALAKIMLHSDEFFNFFRYVEVSTFDIASDAFSTFKELLTRHKILCAEFLEQNYDKVFNHYEHLLNSENYVTRRQSLKLLGELLLDRHNFTVMTKYISNPDNLKLMMNMLKEKSRNIQFEAFHVFKVFVANPNKPKPILDILLRNQEKLVDFLTRFHTDRSEDEQFNDEKAYLIKQIKELKPAPDQ, from the exons ATGCCCCTGTTCGGCAAGTCGCAGAAAAGCCCCCAGGAGCTGGTGAAGGCACTGAAGGAGGCGGTCAACTCGCTGGAGCGCGGCGACAAGAAGGCTGAAAAGGCGCAGGAAGATGTCAGCAAGAATTTG GTGTTGATCAAAAACATGCTCTACGGTACGTCCGATGCCGAACCGCAAACCGAAATCGTCGTTTCCCAGCTGGCCCACGAGCTGTACAGCAccaacctgctgctgcttctgatACAG AACCTGAACCGCATCGACTTCGAAGGCAAGAAGGACGTGGCACAGATCTTCAACAATGTGCTCAGACGACAGATCGGCACCCGCTCGCCGACGGTGGAATACATCTGCACAAAGCCCGAAATTCTGTTCACGCTGATGGCTGG GTACGAGCATCAGGAGATCGCGCTGAACTGCGGTACCATGCTGCGCGAGTGCGCCCGTTACGAGGCGCTCGCCAAGATCATGCTGCACTCGGACGAGTTCTTCAACTTCTTCCGCTACGTCGAGGTGTCCACGTTCGATATTGCGTCCGATGCATTCTCCACCTTCAAGGAGCTGCTCACCCGCCACAAGATCCTGTGCGCGGAGTTCCTCGAGCAGAACTACGACAAGGTGTTCAACCACTACGAGCATCTGCTCAACTCGGAAAACTACGTGACGCGGCGGCAAAGCCTTAAGCTGCTCGgcgagctgctgctcgacCGGCACAACTTCACG GTCATGACGAAGTACATCTCCAACCCGGACAACCTGAAGCTGATGATGAACATGCTCAAGGAGAAGTCGCGCAACATCCAGTTCGAGGCGTTCCACGTGTTCAAG GTGTTTGTCGCGAATCCGAACAAACCGAAACCGATCCTGGACATACTGCTGCGCAACCAGGAAAAGCTGGTCGACTTTCTGACCCGCTTCCACACCGACCGCTCGGAGGACGAACAGTTCAACGACGAGAAGGCTTACCTGATCAAGCAGATCAAGGAGCTTAAGCCGGCCCCGGATCAATAG